The following proteins are encoded in a genomic region of Cyclonatronum proteinivorum:
- the sppA gene encoding signal peptide peptidase SppA: protein MIDFIKQVFASAIGFIMVFVLFFFFLFILFVATSSDPEPKVSPNTVLFMKASGGIAERTSSDPFEQFFASGSPGAFSVRSFENNLRKAAADENIEGILLEVDFVATSWPTLQHLRRAMINFREESGKFIYATTNDLGLNEQGFYLASAADSIFAPPMSLTQFDGLVLEGMFLKSMLDEIGVEAEVIHQGAYKSAGDMFQRTNFSAEDREQLTAIFSHITDELEQAVAERTGMSRSEVTQMMNQPPRLDIEYYAERGLIDAIVFPSELEARIKSRIGLDEGDDLNRISSRRYERVSERSAGLERAPREAVAVIYANGAIMPGTDDPFAFGSEQTINVDNFQRSLNRALNDNNVKAIVVRINSPGGSAATSDAIWQLIQEAREQKPVVASMGAVAASGGYYIAMAAETIVADRTTITGSIGVIGLRFDATRLLEDRLKLDYDEIRFHDNANWLSPTRPLSASQRDAFSFFIDDAYDKFLARVSESRGMSVEDIHEVAQGRVWSGEDARNAGLIDAVGGLDMAIQFAADKAGLTAWSVRELPRDQSFLETLASRSEVSVRNIFSRNIPMYEEMSFIRHMAETSARPHAWALLPWQLEVK, encoded by the coding sequence ATGATCGATTTTATAAAACAGGTATTTGCATCGGCCATCGGCTTCATCATGGTCTTTGTTCTATTTTTCTTTTTCCTCTTCATTTTATTTGTCGCAACCTCAAGCGATCCCGAACCAAAGGTAAGTCCAAACACCGTCCTCTTCATGAAAGCCTCCGGCGGTATTGCGGAGCGCACATCAAGTGATCCCTTCGAACAGTTCTTCGCCTCCGGTTCCCCCGGCGCCTTCTCCGTTCGCAGTTTTGAAAACAACCTGCGTAAAGCCGCCGCCGATGAAAACATCGAAGGCATATTGCTCGAAGTTGATTTTGTGGCAACCTCATGGCCAACCCTGCAGCACCTGCGCCGTGCCATGATAAACTTCCGGGAAGAGTCCGGCAAATTCATCTACGCCACAACCAACGACCTCGGCCTCAACGAACAGGGCTTCTACCTCGCAAGTGCGGCCGATTCTATTTTTGCCCCGCCGATGAGCCTCACGCAATTTGACGGCCTTGTACTTGAAGGCATGTTCCTGAAATCCATGCTCGACGAAATCGGTGTCGAAGCCGAAGTCATTCATCAGGGCGCCTACAAGTCAGCGGGCGACATGTTTCAGCGCACCAACTTCTCGGCAGAAGACCGCGAACAGCTCACCGCCATCTTCAGCCACATCACCGATGAGCTCGAGCAAGCCGTTGCAGAGCGCACCGGCATGAGCCGCAGTGAAGTTACCCAAATGATGAATCAGCCTCCCAGGCTTGATATTGAATACTACGCAGAACGCGGCCTCATCGACGCCATCGTATTCCCCTCCGAGCTTGAAGCCCGCATTAAATCCCGTATTGGGCTTGATGAAGGCGACGACCTCAACCGCATATCCAGCCGCCGGTATGAGCGCGTAAGCGAGCGGTCCGCAGGCCTTGAGCGTGCCCCCCGTGAAGCGGTTGCCGTTATTTATGCCAACGGCGCCATCATGCCCGGCACCGACGATCCCTTTGCCTTCGGCAGCGAACAGACCATCAACGTCGATAACTTCCAGCGCTCCCTCAACCGCGCCCTCAACGACAACAATGTGAAAGCAATCGTTGTGCGGATCAACAGCCCCGGCGGTTCCGCGGCAACCTCCGACGCCATTTGGCAGCTTATTCAGGAAGCCCGCGAACAAAAGCCGGTTGTCGCTTCCATGGGTGCCGTCGCAGCCTCCGGCGGATACTACATCGCCATGGCCGCTGAAACCATCGTAGCCGACCGCACAACCATCACCGGCTCCATTGGCGTCATTGGCCTGCGCTTCGACGCAACACGCCTGCTCGAAGACCGCCTCAAACTCGACTACGACGAAATCCGCTTCCATGACAACGCAAACTGGCTCAGCCCGACCCGCCCGCTCAGCGCTTCGCAGCGTGACGCCTTCAGTTTCTTCATCGATGACGCCTACGACAAATTCCTCGCCCGCGTATCAGAAAGCCGCGGTATGAGCGTCGAAGACATTCACGAAGTAGCACAGGGCCGCGTCTGGAGCGGTGAAGACGCCCGCAATGCCGGTCTCATCGACGCGGTAGGCGGTCTCGACATGGCCATACAGTTCGCCGCCGATAAAGCCGGCCTCACCGCATGGAGCGTACGCGAGCTGCCGCGCGACCAAAGCTTCCTCGAAACCCTCGCAAGCCGCTCCGAAGTCAGCGTCCGCAATATCTTCAGCCGCAACATCCCGATGTACGAAGAAATGAGCTTCATCCGCCACATGGCCGAAACCTCCGCCCGACCGCATGCATGGGCCCTCCTCCCCTGGCAGCTTGAAGTGAAATAA
- a CDS encoding phytoene desaturase family protein, protein MSKTYDAIVIGSGHNGLTTACYLAKAGYAVLVLERRDTIGGAVCTETMFKSEAYPEGFRMDVGSSAHFMIHQTPVIQDLELEKYGLEYIEMDPFMSFPVPGEQKVIHFHRSIEQTMASIAQVSEEDARSYKEFIEFWKRINRGVLKTFLVPPTTGNIFSEMARGQIRDGSMFAKGEQVTGLQQIFASYEQVVNRYFKNEHVKTALIWMAAQSGPPPDQSATGPFVGWQAMLHESGGKRPRGGSGMLTQAMAQMLKAHGGEIRSDSPVEQILVSGKRAYGVRVKGGEEYLSRVVISNAHVQTTMLNMVGPEHLEANAFRNVENINVGNGFGMVIRCAVKELPKYTSCPDDPYVHNGLQLLCPDMAYMKRAIGNYYKGLPPEKPAVVAMTFSNIDSTLAPEGAHTLFLWAQWHPYELQNDLEWDRIRVEEAQKIYDVVVDYAPNMKDKLIDWYIQTPLDIERKHGLLKGNVMHVEMTFDQMFMFRPTPELSRYETPIRNLYLSSASCHPGGGVFAAAGHNAAQVVLKALKKKKWF, encoded by the coding sequence ATGAGCAAAACCTACGACGCTATCGTCATCGGATCCGGTCATAATGGCCTTACAACAGCTTGCTACCTTGCCAAAGCCGGCTACGCTGTGCTTGTACTTGAACGCCGTGACACGATAGGCGGGGCGGTATGCACCGAAACCATGTTTAAAAGTGAAGCCTATCCTGAGGGCTTCCGCATGGATGTGGGCTCATCCGCACATTTCATGATTCACCAAACCCCTGTTATTCAGGATCTCGAGCTGGAGAAATACGGTCTCGAGTATATTGAGATGGATCCTTTCATGTCGTTTCCGGTGCCCGGTGAACAAAAAGTAATTCACTTCCATCGCAGCATTGAGCAAACCATGGCGTCCATTGCGCAGGTTTCCGAAGAAGACGCCCGCTCCTATAAGGAGTTTATTGAATTTTGGAAGCGTATTAACCGGGGCGTGCTCAAAACCTTTCTGGTGCCCCCGACAACTGGTAACATTTTCAGTGAAATGGCCCGCGGACAAATCCGTGACGGCAGCATGTTTGCCAAAGGGGAACAGGTGACCGGGCTTCAGCAAATCTTTGCAAGCTATGAACAGGTCGTAAACCGCTATTTCAAAAATGAGCACGTGAAAACGGCGCTTATCTGGATGGCCGCGCAGTCTGGTCCGCCACCGGATCAAAGTGCGACGGGTCCGTTTGTTGGCTGGCAGGCTATGCTGCATGAAAGCGGCGGCAAGCGTCCCCGGGGCGGCAGCGGCATGCTTACGCAGGCGATGGCGCAAATGCTGAAAGCCCACGGAGGCGAAATCAGGTCTGATTCCCCCGTTGAACAGATTCTGGTTTCCGGCAAGCGTGCGTATGGCGTTCGCGTAAAAGGAGGCGAAGAATATCTGAGCCGGGTCGTGATTTCCAACGCGCATGTGCAAACGACTATGCTCAACATGGTGGGTCCGGAACACCTGGAAGCCAACGCGTTCCGGAATGTCGAAAACATCAATGTGGGCAACGGCTTTGGTATGGTTATCCGCTGTGCGGTAAAAGAGTTGCCGAAATATACAAGCTGCCCAGACGACCCGTATGTGCACAACGGCCTGCAGTTGCTCTGTCCGGATATGGCGTACATGAAGCGGGCCATCGGCAACTATTACAAAGGACTGCCGCCTGAGAAGCCTGCGGTCGTAGCCATGACTTTCTCCAACATCGACAGCACGTTGGCACCTGAGGGCGCGCACACGCTCTTCCTGTGGGCACAGTGGCACCCGTACGAGCTGCAAAACGATCTCGAATGGGACCGGATCAGGGTTGAGGAGGCGCAAAAGATTTACGATGTGGTTGTTGATTATGCGCCGAATATGAAGGATAAGCTCATTGACTGGTACATTCAGACCCCGCTGGATATTGAGCGGAAACACGGCCTTCTGAAAGGCAATGTGATGCATGTCGAAATGACCTTCGATCAGATGTTCATGTTCCGTCCTACGCCTGAGCTGAGCCGCTACGAAACCCCCATCCGCAATCTTTATCTGTCGAGTGCTTCCTGCCATCCCGGAGGCGGCGTGTTTGCTGCCGCGGGACATAATGCAGCGCAGGTTGTGCTGAAGGCGCTTAAAAAGAAAAAGTGGTTTTAG
- a CDS encoding site-2 protease family protein, with protein MNISSAFYDFRNRNVQISRWRLSIDPLLPLVLLLLAWALSSRYYPEMLYLSAAWKYWMLGGLTAVFITVSILIHELGHSSVARALNIPIERIHLYLFGGMAELQHRPHAARQEFWIALAGPMASLGVALFSWVMYALVLDPTFMAWYFFRFLALINLLIALFNLLPIFPLDGGRLLRSVIWAVNGNYLRASWLTKRAGSFIAGLLLLLALADYTWLQSDYVIFSGILALYMMYTWYSGRYELNYMPSAGDLIRPAPEAETTQALVEQLMPPREQLLKRCIFPVLEHGEPYERLIIEGKVLNSAADDISQLPAKPAVTGDFIDLDEPNSWSSSVVYNAEWIPVYHSGRVVGMCDAKELRFWLQQNENAIHLWLPRTGKGIT; from the coding sequence ATGAACATCAGCTCCGCATTTTATGACTTTCGCAACCGCAATGTTCAGATCAGCCGGTGGAGGCTTAGCATTGATCCGCTGTTGCCGCTTGTGTTGCTCTTGCTGGCCTGGGCGCTGAGTTCGCGCTATTACCCGGAAATGCTGTATCTGTCGGCAGCCTGGAAATACTGGATGCTTGGCGGGCTCACAGCGGTTTTCATCACGGTATCCATCCTGATCCATGAGCTGGGGCATAGTAGCGTAGCGCGCGCCCTGAATATTCCGATCGAGCGCATACATCTGTATCTGTTCGGCGGAATGGCGGAGCTGCAGCACAGGCCGCATGCTGCGCGTCAGGAGTTCTGGATAGCCCTTGCCGGGCCGATGGCTTCCCTGGGTGTGGCATTGTTTTCCTGGGTGATGTACGCCCTGGTTCTGGACCCAACCTTTATGGCGTGGTATTTTTTCCGGTTTCTGGCGCTCATCAACCTGCTTATTGCGCTGTTTAACCTGCTTCCCATTTTTCCTTTGGATGGCGGTCGCCTGCTGCGTTCCGTAATCTGGGCCGTAAACGGCAACTACCTGCGGGCTTCATGGCTGACCAAGCGGGCGGGCAGCTTTATCGCCGGCCTGTTGCTGCTGCTTGCTTTGGCCGATTACACCTGGCTGCAGTCCGACTACGTAATTTTTAGCGGCATTCTGGCCCTTTACATGATGTACACCTGGTACAGCGGCCGGTATGAACTCAACTATATGCCCAGCGCCGGGGATCTCATTCGTCCGGCACCGGAAGCTGAAACGACGCAGGCGCTGGTAGAACAGCTAATGCCCCCCCGCGAACAGCTGCTGAAGCGCTGCATTTTTCCGGTGCTTGAACATGGTGAGCCCTACGAGCGGCTCATAATTGAAGGTAAGGTTCTGAATAGCGCGGCGGATGACATCAGTCAGCTCCCGGCAAAGCCCGCTGTAACCGGTGATTTTATTGACCTGGATGAACCCAACAGCTGGTCATCTTCCGTTGTGTACAACGCAGAGTGGATTCCGGTCTATCATAGCGGGCGTGTGGTAGGTATGTGCGACGCCAAAGAACTCCGGTTTTGGCTTCAGCAAAATGAAAACGCCATTCATCTGTGGCTGCCGCGAACAGGCAAAGGGATCACTTAA
- the alr gene encoding alanine racemase has protein sequence MLNSTKTITAKDVATSYVEVSKSALQQNVRTLTELAGDRIKTMAIVKANAYGHGAAIVAEALEGKVTALGVATVEEAINLRKSGIIAPILVFAPVRKETVGDYKSFNLVATVGSFEELGMITPSMSFHLEFDTGMGRLGFYPEDWPEIRDFVTANMLKPSGIMTHFACADSPSHPMTIRQNAAFEDLLRTMDTFTRGKVIHASNSGGLLFYPQARYSMVRFGLSLYGYSPSPTYALPGLKPVLSWKTRICASRAIHAGATVSYEATWSAPEDGWLLVLPVGYADGIPRALSNQIVMRCNGQLLPQAGTVTMDYTMLFCRNYIGPGTEVTILGDEAMTADQWATLTDTIPYETLCGIHAKIERRLVV, from the coding sequence ATGTTAAACAGCACCAAAACAATAACGGCCAAAGATGTTGCGACTTCCTATGTGGAAGTCAGCAAAAGTGCGTTGCAGCAAAATGTTCGTACCCTGACTGAACTTGCCGGTGACAGGATTAAAACCATGGCCATTGTAAAAGCAAATGCCTATGGACACGGTGCTGCCATTGTAGCCGAAGCCCTGGAAGGAAAGGTGACAGCACTCGGGGTTGCAACGGTTGAGGAAGCGATCAACCTTCGTAAATCGGGTATCATTGCTCCTATTCTCGTTTTTGCCCCGGTAAGGAAAGAAACCGTGGGCGATTATAAATCCTTTAACCTTGTTGCTACCGTCGGCTCTTTTGAAGAGCTGGGCATGATTACTCCTTCGATGTCATTTCACCTGGAGTTTGATACCGGTATGGGGCGACTGGGTTTTTATCCGGAAGACTGGCCGGAAATACGGGATTTTGTGACGGCGAATATGCTCAAGCCTTCCGGTATCATGACGCACTTTGCCTGTGCTGATTCACCCAGCCATCCCATGACCATCCGGCAAAATGCTGCCTTTGAAGACCTTCTCCGAACGATGGACACCTTTACGAGAGGAAAAGTCATCCATGCGTCAAACTCGGGAGGATTACTTTTTTATCCGCAGGCCCGATATAGCATGGTTCGCTTCGGCCTGAGTTTGTACGGCTATTCCCCTTCTCCCACCTACGCACTTCCGGGCCTTAAGCCGGTGTTAAGCTGGAAGACCCGTATTTGTGCAAGCCGTGCCATTCATGCCGGTGCTACCGTCAGCTACGAGGCCACATGGTCCGCACCCGAAGACGGCTGGCTGCTGGTGCTGCCCGTTGGCTACGCAGACGGCATTCCGCGCGCGCTCAGCAATCAGATTGTTATGCGCTGTAACGGGCAGCTATTACCACAGGCAGGTACTGTGACCATGGATTACACCATGCTTTTTTGCCGTAATTACATCGGGCCTGGAACAGAAGTAACCATATTGGGAGATGAAGCCATGACCGCCGATCAATGGGCCACGCTCACCGATACCATCCCCTACGAAACCCTGTGCGGCATACATGCCAAAATCGAACGCCGGCTTGTGGTGTAA
- a CDS encoding stealth family protein, with protein sequence MHSENPHSADPDVIDAVIMWVDGNDPAHAGKRKKYAGLEEEAGSTLPTGGDKTRFVENGELLYCIKSIRTFAPWIRTIYLVTDQQKPHFADDAWLDRHQVKITDHTEIFRGYERVLPTFNTRTIESMLWRIPGLAERFIYFNDDFILTRPVFPADFFTDDGVVLRGRWKKQAHYGKGRIALNNLMSKAVRKVLGITRSMHLLLQINSARKAGFQKKYYRAPHVPHPMQRAILEKWFAEHPDELERNISWRFRNMQQFSAIFLANHLEIAAGNARFSDEDDHLMLNGETDFSRSFGKKLRRIRQAEVRFICIQAMEKLHPDHRSELEIVLSQLTGAPDPHRHPLAKPQPHVS encoded by the coding sequence ATGCATTCTGAAAACCCCCATTCAGCTGACCCTGATGTTATAGACGCAGTAATTATGTGGGTTGACGGAAATGATCCTGCACATGCCGGGAAGCGGAAAAAATACGCGGGACTTGAAGAAGAAGCTGGCAGCACGCTCCCCACGGGTGGGGATAAAACGAGATTTGTTGAAAATGGTGAGCTGCTGTACTGCATTAAATCAATCCGCACCTTTGCACCGTGGATACGAACCATATACCTGGTAACCGATCAGCAAAAGCCGCACTTTGCAGACGACGCCTGGCTCGACCGCCACCAAGTGAAGATTACCGATCATACCGAAATCTTTCGGGGCTATGAGCGAGTCCTGCCGACCTTCAACACCCGGACGATAGAAAGCATGTTGTGGCGCATTCCGGGGCTTGCGGAGCGGTTTATTTACTTCAATGACGACTTCATCCTTACCCGACCGGTTTTCCCCGCTGACTTCTTCACGGATGACGGAGTCGTGCTGCGGGGGCGGTGGAAAAAACAGGCGCACTACGGCAAAGGGCGGATTGCTCTGAATAACCTGATGAGCAAAGCCGTGCGAAAAGTGCTGGGCATCACCCGGTCCATGCACCTGCTGCTGCAAATCAACTCGGCGCGAAAAGCCGGATTCCAAAAAAAATACTACCGGGCACCGCACGTACCGCACCCCATGCAGCGAGCGATCCTGGAAAAATGGTTTGCGGAACATCCGGATGAGCTGGAACGCAATATTTCCTGGCGGTTCCGGAACATGCAACAGTTCTCCGCCATCTTTCTGGCCAATCATCTCGAAATCGCTGCCGGCAACGCGCGCTTTTCGGATGAAGACGATCATCTCATGCTCAACGGGGAAACAGACTTTTCGCGAAGTTTCGGCAAAAAGCTCCGGCGAATCCGACAGGCTGAAGTGCGCTTTATCTGTATTCAGGCCATGGAGAAACTACATCCTGATCATCGAAGCGAACTCGAAATCGTGCTGAGTCAGCTCACCGGCGCGCCCGATCCGCACCGTCATCCCTTAGCGAAACCGCAGCCGCATGTCAGCTAA
- a CDS encoding helix-turn-helix transcriptional regulator — MNNRVKEVRTARGMTQSELAGKIQVSRQTIYAIESSKYVPSVVLALKIAAIFETTADALFDLEDSDWK, encoded by the coding sequence ATGAATAACCGTGTAAAGGAAGTCCGAACCGCGCGGGGCATGACCCAAAGCGAGCTGGCCGGGAAAATTCAGGTCAGCCGCCAAACCATTTATGCCATCGAATCCAGCAAATACGTGCCCTCCGTAGTGCTTGCGCTCAAAATAGCCGCCATCTTCGAAACGACCGCCGATGCCCTCTTCGATCTCGAAGATTCCGACTGGAAGTGA
- a CDS encoding glycoside hydrolase family 13 protein, whose protein sequence is MITPSASAKLVALFLLLFFSAAYFFGGCAPKPDAPPALDSVPEWAQEAIWYQIFVERFRDGDPSNNPTLETVEGSWPHNKPASWQPTRWTQDWYEMEDWALESGKEFYRTVQMRRYGGDLQGVLDKLDYLQDLGINAIYFNPLNDSPSLHKYDARSYHHIDVNFGPDPEGDRALMAAEDPADPATWVWTSADRLFLQAVEEAKKRGIRVIMDYSWNHTGITFWAWQHILEHQADSPFADWYQIDSFDTDSTSFSYPGWAGVPELPQFRRYDSVEEFAHGDLIPGNFHPELVKHIYAVTERWLAPDGDVSRGVDGFRLDVAELIPVDFWREYRAFVRGINPEAYLVGELWWAEWPDKLMDPTEWLQGDIFDAAMNYRWYRPARQWLGGGAPPLETPSAFVHHLDSVSAGLRPEVLRAQMNLTASHDTPRFSTSIYNQANINKYRVNPREDAGYKIHRPDERTWRDVRLMLVHQFTWLGAPHIWMGDELGMWGADDPDNRKPLIWPDLDFDDEVTHPFGLERPRDRVVADMDLHSWYRQLIHLRRDNRVFSLGDLRYVVADDHRNVLAYERTLGKDYALVIMNNSHQPADIELMLPENIAARGLTDALGTDVLSWNIRSDNRLQLLILPKSGAVLMARD, encoded by the coding sequence ATGATAACTCCTTCTGCTTCTGCCAAATTAGTTGCCCTTTTCCTGCTGCTGTTTTTTAGTGCGGCTTATTTTTTCGGGGGATGTGCTCCCAAACCTGACGCGCCGCCTGCCCTGGATTCCGTGCCCGAGTGGGCGCAGGAAGCGATCTGGTATCAGATTTTTGTGGAGCGCTTCCGGGATGGGGATCCATCCAACAATCCGACCCTCGAAACGGTCGAAGGTTCGTGGCCGCACAACAAACCTGCAAGCTGGCAGCCCACCCGCTGGACGCAGGACTGGTACGAAATGGAAGACTGGGCGCTCGAAAGCGGCAAGGAGTTTTACCGCACCGTGCAGATGCGGCGCTACGGCGGCGACCTTCAGGGGGTGCTCGACAAGCTGGATTATTTGCAGGACCTCGGCATCAACGCCATTTATTTCAATCCGCTCAACGATTCGCCCTCCCTGCACAAATACGACGCGCGAAGCTATCATCACATTGATGTCAATTTTGGTCCCGATCCGGAAGGGGACCGGGCTTTGATGGCAGCCGAAGATCCCGCTGATCCCGCAACCTGGGTGTGGACCTCGGCTGACCGCCTCTTCCTGCAGGCCGTGGAAGAAGCCAAAAAGCGCGGCATCCGCGTGATTATGGACTATTCGTGGAATCATACGGGCATCACCTTCTGGGCGTGGCAGCATATTCTTGAGCATCAGGCCGATTCCCCCTTTGCGGATTGGTATCAGATCGACAGCTTCGATACCGATTCGACCTCCTTCAGCTATCCCGGTTGGGCAGGGGTGCCGGAGCTGCCGCAGTTCCGGCGCTACGACTCCGTGGAGGAGTTCGCGCACGGCGATCTCATCCCCGGCAATTTTCACCCCGAGCTGGTGAAGCACATTTACGCGGTCACTGAACGCTGGCTGGCACCCGATGGCGATGTGAGCCGCGGCGTTGACGGCTTCCGGCTCGATGTGGCCGAGCTCATCCCCGTTGATTTCTGGCGGGAGTACCGGGCTTTTGTGCGGGGCATCAATCCCGAAGCCTACCTCGTGGGCGAGCTGTGGTGGGCGGAATGGCCCGATAAGCTGATGGATCCGACCGAGTGGCTGCAGGGTGATATTTTCGATGCGGCGATGAACTACCGCTGGTACCGTCCGGCGCGGCAATGGCTTGGCGGAGGCGCACCGCCGCTGGAAACGCCATCTGCGTTTGTCCATCACCTCGATTCAGTTTCGGCGGGCTTGCGTCCGGAAGTACTGCGGGCACAGATGAACCTCACCGCGAGTCATGACACGCCCCGTTTCAGTACCTCGATTTACAATCAGGCGAACATTAACAAATACCGCGTAAATCCCCGCGAAGACGCAGGCTACAAAATACACCGGCCTGATGAGCGAACCTGGCGGGATGTCCGCCTGATGCTGGTGCATCAGTTCACCTGGCTCGGTGCCCCGCACATCTGGATGGGTGATGAGCTCGGCATGTGGGGCGCGGATGACCCCGACAACCGCAAGCCCCTGATCTGGCCCGACCTGGATTTTGATGATGAAGTGACCCATCCGTTCGGGCTTGAGCGTCCCCGCGACCGGGTCGTTGCCGATATGGATCTGCACAGCTGGTACCGGCAGCTCATACACCTGCGCCGCGATAACCGCGTGTTTTCGCTCGGTGACCTCCGCTACGTGGTGGCCGACGATCACCGCAACGTGCTCGCCTACGAGCGCACCCTCGGCAAAGATTACGCGCTCGTCATCATGAACAACAGCCATCAGCCCGCGGATATCGAGCTCATGCTCCCCGAGAACATCGCAGCCCGCGGCCTCACAGATGCCCTCGGCACGGATGTCCTTTCATGGAACATCCGCAGCGATAACCGCCTTCAGCTGCTGATTTTGCCAAAGTCCGGCGCGGTGCTCATGGCCCGGGATTAG